The Papaver somniferum cultivar HN1 unplaced genomic scaffold, ASM357369v1 unplaced-scaffold_75, whole genome shotgun sequence genome includes the window AGATAGGTGCTATAAACTCTCAATTTCCACGATTATAATAGTGGAAAGATGCTATCTTGCGGTGGTATGTGGGTTGATATTGTGATTTATATAGATTTGCTGGGGGTCAGGAATTTGTTTTCGGGGTCGAGAGATATGTGGTCATTGTTGCACTTGCGTTTGTAGCGATAAGTCGTCAACCAATGAGATGGGACTAGAGCCAACTTGTGGTTTATAGACTGCATTAACAATGAACAGTTGGCCGGGACTGATGACAGTTAGGTATTATTAGATACTCAACGGAGGTTCATGGATTGAACTTCACAACTTTGGAACTCTCATCGTTGTTCTTGGATTGAacttaataaaagaaaagaaaaacagaaacatGAGAGGACTTAAATCTAGAaacaaaaaaagatgaaaaaatcaGTAAAGAAAAAAGGGCTCCATTAACAACCGTGCAAGAAAGAAAAACTACTTCTTCAATCTTTAAACGATACAATGGTGGGCACACACTGTTCTCGATTCTGCTGTTCCTAGCTTGGCCTGCTGCATCTTTAAATTATATTTTTCCTTACACACGGACAAGTGACTAGTCTAAGAAAGTGGTCCATTTAAACTATGACCTTTATAAGCCTGCCAAAATGCAGACAACTACAAGTCACCAGAGCTTAACTACAAGTCACCAGAGCTTAAGATTTTCAATAACGTAGATCAAATTATCTTCACGAGCTTCTCCTCTCTAGAGCCCAGCAATCATATATAGGTACTCTAATTTACAAACCATTGAGGGAATTTTAaacaaaaaacaagaaagaagaacATTATGGGCAACGAGGATTTGAAGAATCCGTTGCTACATGGTGAAGAACCGGATATAGACGAAATCAAGAATTTTGGTCAATTCTGTAAGGAAGCTAAGGTCGAGAACAGAAAGCTATGGAGCTTAGCTGCGCCTGCCATCTTTACTTACGTCGTTCAATACTCACTTGGAGGATTGACACAAGTGTTTGCCGGACATCTTACTACGCTTGAACTCGATGCTTTTTCTACTGAGAACATGGTCATTGCAGGACTCGCTTTCGGAATTATGGTATGTTTCTGATTATTTGAAACCAATATACATATAGATAGAATGCATTCATTTTACATTTTTTAATTACTAGCCCAATTCGAGGGTCAGACATGTCACCCGTGATATATGATCAATATTTGGATGTTGCAGCTAGGGATGGGGAGTGCATTAGAAACCTTATGTGGTCAAGCATTTGGAGCAGGAAAATTACATATGTTAGGAGTGTATATGCAACGTTCATGGATCATACTCAATACAATGTGTTTATGTATATTACCGCTCTACATTTGGGCAGAACCGATCTTGAAATTCTTTGGACAAAATGACGAAATTGCGGCCCTAGCTGGGAGGTTTTCGCTATACATGATTCCTCAATTGTTTGCGTATGGCTTTAATTTTCCAATACAAAAATTCTTACAATCACAAAGCAAAATTAAGACCATGGCTTGGGTATCTGCAGCAACAGTTGTTTTCCATTTAGGGTTTAAGGTTTCCTTATTAGACAACAGCCAATTGTAAGCTTCCTTAGCAGTCACGTCACCAAACTTACTAGGCTGCCATACTAAAGAGTCTTGAGCAAAAGGAGAAACTTGAATATCAATAGACTGAATAGATTTTTGCACATAAGATGGGAGATCATTATCACATAATGACAAGTTCTAACATGGACCATTTTTATCTATCACATCTTTAACCAGGAGATTATGATCAATTCGATCATGATCAGTAACTATAGAACTAAGAGGTAATTTTTCAACCTGTGGATCATTCCAGAAGTTAATTTTTTCCCCATTACCAATACACCAACGCAAGGATTCTATGAGGATGTCACGACCCTGCAAAATACTTTTCCAACAGAGAGAGTTAGAAGGATATGATAAACAAGTCCAAAAAGTACTATTCCTGTGATATTTGGCTTTAAATAAACGGGAAATAACAGACTCTGGCTGAGAATGAATTCTCCATGCCATTCTAGCCAACAAAGCCAAATTATTCAAGTGAAGATCCCTAATACCTAATCCTCCGTTTTCAACAGGCTGACAAACCGTGTCCCATCCTATAATGTGTAACTTCTTCTCGCCATTTCTATGCTGCCAAAGAAACTCCCTTTTATACCTGCTCAAAAGCTTagagcctgtttggtatagtttttaaaaacagttttctgtttttgaaaatagagaaaacagaaaagaagagaaaacgcgtttggtagggacattttcagaaaaatgttttccatttgttttctgtttttgaaaacaaaaaaaagggaaaaaaatgaaaacaacaaattattgttttctcttttttctttttttgttccttcttctttttttcagaacaaagtaagagatcgggggaatgactgcaagtgagtcatggtcAGTATCACTATATCTTAGACTAGTCTTTACATTTGATCTGATTTAGTTGATTTTTCttggttttcaaaaacagtttttatcctaccaaacaatttttagaaaatgaaaacaaagaaaaaagggtatgtttttaaaacaacaaaaaattatttttgaaaactgtttttaaaaactataccaaacaggctctTAGTAATTTTCAAAGGAAATTTCAATACAGTCGTAAGGTGATTAGAAACTAGATCCAAAGAAGCTTTAAGTAAAGTAGTTCTACTAGCAAAATTTAAAGAGGTGGATTTCCAACCCTGCATACGATTAACAAATTTATCAGTAAGGTCAGAAAAAGTAGAAGCAATGACTCTACCTCATTGAACTAGTACTCCCAAATATTTTCCAGGGTCCCCTTGATGATTAACCTTAAGGCAATTAGTAAAATGCCTAATGAGGCTCTTATGGATGTCAGGAGTTAACATAAGGATCGATTTAGTCTGATTTATGAGCTGACCAGACCACTGACAATAGTGCTGCAAAATAGAAGTTATATTCTCCGCATTAGACTTAGTATCCTGCAAGTAGATGATACTATCATCCGCATAGAAATAATGAGTAATCTTAGGAGCGGAAGACACAATCGAAAAAGGCTTGAGAGTACCTAGGTTAACACCTTTATCTATTAAGCGAGTTAAAGTTTCAAGGATTAAAATAaacaatagggagataaaggatCCCCTGTCTAATACCATTGCCAGGAAAAATGGGTGGACTAGGAGACCCATTAACTAAAATTTCAAAAGAAACCGTTTTGATACATTAAGGAACCCACCTAATCCATTGTGAACTGAAACCAAGACAATTGAATATACTTAACAAGAAATTTTAGTTAAGTCTATCATAGCCTTATCAACATCTAATTTCAATGCCATCCACCCCTTTAAGCCTTTCTTCTTTTTCCGGTAAGAGCGGAAAATTTCATTGTTCAAAAGAATAGCATCAAAAATAGAACTATTAGGAACAATCGCATGTTGACAAGGACTTATGATGCGGTCCAAAAAAAGGCGCAACCTATTAGCTAAAAATTTTGTAATGATTTTCAGAGAAAAATTGCATAAGCTAATTGTCCTATACTCCTTAATGTTAATGGGGGATTTTCTATTGAGCATTAAAACAATATAGGTGCAGTTTAGCTCAGAATGAAGACAACCATCAGTGAGTAAAGACTTCACCGTAGATATAATACTAGGGCCAACGATGTGCCAATATTTTCTACAAAAGAAGCCTTGCAAACCATCAGGCCCCGGAGCCTTCATGGGACCCATCTGATTAATGGCACAACGAATTTCAGATTCAGTCACAGGTCTAGTTAAAGCCTGATTATCTTCAGGGGGTGtcaacaccaccaactttttcttaagaaacttgtatggacaaacttaaaaaCAAATCCGAAAGTTCAGCTTaatgaaactcaatcaaggaatagtattTAGAGTTATAACTCTTTCTCACACGACCATAAAGTTTAAAGAGACAAGTCCGAGAACCTGATTCACGTGTGAGAATacttggtgattccaaagatcaatttccaagtatcaatcaagtcgtatgcaataaacaaggatggatgtatctacttggattgattaacgtacaacctgtgatatttcaattataaagataaacaatataatgcggaaaaagaaataacatggacaccaaaaattttgttaacgaggaaaccgaaaatgaaaaaaaaccatgggacctagtccatagtgaacaccaaactgtattaagccgctacagaaactaacATAATACCAATGAACTtccgactggaatgtagttgagaccgaattaaatccTCACggaaattcagttacagtcgcgctccttatgcctcttgaatcccagcggtAGTCCgctcaattgattcccttagctgacgtcctttacaacctcaactcaattgaagactttaaatcaATCTGCCTGCCtcagataagcctatatggtgatttttttttttgatcgtagatcaaggtgagactggaaatcgatagcaatagacaaattaagtcaagctaacctcaaaatctggacttatgACTCCCAAAGAGTAGCCTAGATTAttgttcacctcacaagtatttaattttttgaatcaaaaaagtctgagacgaagatatctttgatgattcctataaGGATACGCGGGCTCGTCAACGCTAATTATCCGGTCAAGAGACGATATAGCctctaatgactcgattagttaatacgGTCTTTAATTTATAGTTGATATAACAATaatttagatacgaaattagtaccgtTGGATAAATCTCGAAATCCAtttcttcttttgcttcttcttctctctgtcgAACATGGTACATAGAATTTTGGCATAATGAAATGTACATTTATTTTCTCGACATAAAGAAAAAGGTGTCCGGTGTCCTAGAGAATTGTACTAGAGTCGCTTGaataaatgtactagagtcaactttgtttaggttagaatagaaagtctaggaatgttgagacatacaagtattaccttgaaggCCTGAAAATCATGTAGatgtatcgactacaatgaagacatcatccttccacttggggttagtaatactgacttgaattATTTCCATTCATATCGTTTCTTTCATGTCGTttaaattgaaaacataacatgcgaggttattcAATACTCTactattagacttggtcatttgaTTATGATCAAAGTGACAAGGATTAATGTTAAATTATGAagtataattcttatcttttgaattttctGAATGTtatatcgacataatctatgcaattaggaaactatgtttaattacatatgttaaaaggaagtacatatacgaaacaaggaaatcaataggcgttttggtccggttttcattgaagatctattggatgaccaattcgaacttAGGTAataattttggtagaaccgatatgAAGTTATGTTGAGAGCTATGGTAGAACTGATCTTTACCTAGTTCTGTATATGCGttcggtagaaccgatcttaactattGTTAGGAGTcacggtagaaccgatccttacttaTATTGATATagctggtagaaccgatcctagattttgttgggagtcatggtagaaatGATTACCTATATTTGGTGACTTGAtataaccgatcttaacttatattaagagtcatggtagaaccggtcccgaGAGAAAAAACGATCCTGTATATTCATATATTACTTTACGATTTTGTGTGAGTATGGAATTTGGGTTGCTTAATTGGAAATTTCCAGATGTTGACATATTCTGGACGTGAATACAAATCTTATCTTGTATTGTCCacagatattccttgatactcaaggtgatcccaatccGATATATTGTGAATCTTTGAATCAATATTTTCGATTTTCCAGCAAATCAAAAGATATCTCTTGGAAATTTATAGTAGTtatgtgctaaactaatattagatattttctaatgagaaTTTTCGGAATTACATGtaggatattag containing:
- the LOC113344246 gene encoding protein DETOXIFICATION 33-like — encoded protein: MGNEDLKNPLLHGEEPDIDEIKNFGQFCKEAKVENRKLWSLAAPAIFTYVVQYSLGGLTQVFAGHLTTLELDAFSTENMVIAGLAFGIMLGMGSALETLCGQAFGAGKLHMLGVYMQRSWIILNTMCLCILPLYIWAEPILKFFGQNDEIAALAGRFSLYMIPQLFAYGFNFPIQKFLQSQSKIKTMAWVSAATVVFHLGFKVSLLDNSQL